Proteins found in one Neurospora crassa OR74A linkage group II, whole genome shotgun sequence genomic segment:
- a CDS encoding zearalenone lactonase: MAVFSLPSGRTISYELTYSNEPTRPTVLLSNSLASQYHFWDHIVERLHNAGYRVLRYDHPGHGASGVPDNLSSTTFASLAEDVYALLTSPDVATAFHGHHSPDAAFTPSLHAWIGVSMGAALGVVFSSRYPGVVQRLVICDTISASPKNAGVSDALGPRVAAAREHGSMEKAVVETMDRWFGQDWIKANPAEAERVHLLMKQTSLDGFETCIAALRSDSFDIRPLISGLGNCVQRVLFVVGEKDADLPEKMKEQRDACPENLKAELKVIPNAGHVSFIDGKEDFLKAVMPFLGEN; the protein is encoded by the coding sequence ATGGCGGTTTTCTCGCTCCCGTCCGGACGGACCATCTCGTACGAGCTCACTTACTCCAATGAACCCACCCGACCCAccgtcctcctctccaactcGCTCGCCTCCCAATACCACTTTTGGGACCACATCGTAGAACGCCTCCACAACGCCGGATACCGCGTTCTGCGTTATGATCACCCCGGCCACGGCGCCTCTGGCGTGCCCGACAATCTCTCATCCACCACTTTTGCCTCTCTTGCCGAAGACGTCTACGCCCTTCTAACCAGCCCAGACGTCGCCACTGCCTTCCACGGCCACCACTCCCCAGATGCCGCTTTTACCCCTTCACTACACGCCTGGATCGGCGTCTCCATGGGTGCTGCTCTTGGCGTCGTCTTTAGCAGTCGCTACCCTGGCGTCGTCCAGAGACTCGTCATCTGCGACACCATCTCTGCTTCACCCAAGAACGCCGGCGTGTCTGATGCGTTAGGACCCCGTGTGGCTGCCGCCAGAGAGCACGGATCTATGGAGAAGGCCGTGGTCGAGACTATGGACCGCTGGTTTGGACAAGACTGGATCAAGGCCAACCCAGCCGAGGCGGAGCGTGTGCACTTATTGATGAAGCAGACCAGCCTGGATGGCTTCGAGACCTGTATTGCCGCCCTTAGGTCGGATTCGTTCGATATACGACCCTTGATATCTGGGCTTGGAAACTGTGTCCAGCGTGTGCTATTTGTGGTTGGCGAGAAGGATGCCGATCTACccgagaagatgaaggagcaGCGGGATGCTTGCCCGGAAAACCTGAAAGCCGAACTTAAGGTCATCCCAAATGCCGGGCATGTGTCCTTTATTGATGGGAAGGAGGACTTTTTGAAGGCTGTGATGCCATTCTTGGGCGAGAACTAG
- a CDS encoding R3H domain-containing protein: MNPQPDISGYFPSAYPMNNANRSPGSSRPGYNTAVGLTGVSRMTQRQMEAIGQPSAALFAAAAADDRFASYDNAAFRHNRLQPAAAFATDSFNGNNQAWAYNAGANTVNGALGDNRVRNGGRRALPTEWMSEQNGLGSHALNTPSTQYSSTFGQSVGLLNGDGNFAGDRHGYPGSMYDPRHDSKTLGSDLIPTAIVIKNIPFNVRKEMLTQIMTDLGLPQPYAFNYHFDNGIFRGLAFANFQSPLDTQTVIEQLNGYEVQGRKLRVEYKKMLPEHERERIEREKREKRGQLEEQHQPIALHSQSSMHSLNAAHTSRSRNSPLRKSSRRDLLPPNSNQDDVTGDVDLNNPETLKFYTELTLFRNDPNREIIIFPASITPQQRRTVHILAHNMGLEHRSVGEGPTRQLHVIKDTATATLASMAPPMHISPGVSADAHRRGLSRAATIDFAESRANAPGQFATLGRQGRHGPTLELPDSPDGGINALRGVKSFADLRSYTPSPSLSASGFPQSSLHSSSIAQYGEYSASLGGPNSVMTTPTTPGAASNKDTSLLISDLGSLSLSEPFNANRLRPRETPGAIGSQRSPLNGNSTRSVPERQPHGPSSGDWGESIGFAGRGRTNGHMQRDSDSSDNGTRGAATSASSRFQ, encoded by the exons atgaaTCCACAGCCAGACATCTCGGGCTACTTTCCCTCCGCCTACCCCATGAACAACGCGAACCGCTCCCCCGGCTCTTCGCGGCCGGGCTACAACACCGCCGTCGGCCTTACGGGCGTAAGTCGCATGACACAGCGGCAGATGGAGGCCATCGGCCAGCCTTCTGCTGCcctcttcgccgccgccgccgccgacgatcGCTTCGCTTCCTACGACAACGCCGCCTTCCGACACAACAGGCTACAACCTGCTGCTGCCTTCGCGACCGACAGCTTCAATGGAAACAACCAGGCTTGGGCTTATAACGCCGGCGCAAACACTGTGAATGGCGCTTTGGGCGACAATAGGGTGCGCAATGGCGGTCGTCGGGCTCTCCCCACG GAATGGATGTCCGAACAAAATGGCCTTGGAAGCCATGCTCTCAACACCCCTTCGACACAATACTCTTCCACTTTTGGCCAGTCCGTGGGTCTTCTGAACGGCGATGGCAACTTCGCAGGCGACCGCCATGGCTATCCCGGCAGCATGTACGACCCTCGCCATGATTCCAAGACCCTCGGCAGCGACCTCATCCCTACCGCCATTGTCATCAAGAACATTCCTTTCAAcgtgaggaaggagatgcTTACCCAAATCATGACCGACCTTGGCCTTCCCCAGCCTTATGCCTTCAACTACCACTTTGATAACGGCATTTTCCGTGGTCTTGCCTTTGCCAACTTTCAAAGCCCCCTGGATACCCAGACCGTCATCGAGCAGCTCAATGGTTACGAGGTTCAAGGTAGAAAGTTGAGGGTGGAGTACAAAAAGATGCTCCCTGAGCACGAGAGAGAGCGCATCGAGCgcgagaagagggagaagcgCGGCCAGCTGGAGGAGCAACACCAGCCCATTGCCCTGCACTCCCAGTCTTCCATGCACTCCTTGAATGCCGCTCACACTAGCAGGTCTCGCAACTCGCCGTTGCGTAAGTCGTCTCGCCGCGATCTTTTGCCGCCAAACTCTAACCAGGATGATGTTACAGGAGATGTTGACCTCAACAACCCCGAAACTCTCAAGTTTTATACCGAGTTGACTCTCTTCCGAAATGATCCCAACCGTGAGATCATCATCTTCCCTGCCAGCATTACCCCCCAGCAGCGTCGTACCGTTCACATTTTGGCTCACAACATGGGTCTTGAGCATCGTTCAGTTGGCGAAGGTCCTACCCGCCAGTTGCACGTCATCAAGGACACGGCCACTGCCACCTTGGCGAGCATGGCGCCTCCTATGCACATCTCCCCTGGTGTGTCGGCTGATGCTCACCGTCGTGGTCTTAGCCGTGCCGCCACCATTGACTTTGCCGAGTCCCGTGCCAATGCTCCCGGTCAGTTTGCTACCTTGGGTAGACAGGGCAGACACGGCCCGACTCTGGAGCTTCCTGACAGCCCCGATGGCGGCATCAACGCGTTACGCGGTGTCAAGTCCTTCGCGGACCTGCGATCATATACACCCAGCCCTTCGCTCTCAGCTTCTGGTTTCCCACAGAGCAGCCTTCACAGCTCCAGCATTGCTCAGTATGGCGAGTATAGCGCCAGCCTCGGTGGACCTAACAGCGTAATGACCACGCCAACCACACCTGGAGCAGCTTCCAACAAGGACACCTCATTATTGATTTCGGATCTTGGTTCCCTGTCGCTGAGCGAGCCCTTCAACGCCAACCGCCTCAGGCCCAGAGAGACTCCTGGCGCAATTGGGAGCCAACGCTCTCCTTTGAATGGAAACAGCACTCGCAGCGTTCCGGAGCGTCAACCTCATGGACCGAGCAGTGGTGACTGGGGTGAGAGCATCGGCTTTGCCGGACGGGGACGCACCAATGGTCACATGCAGCGTGACAGTG ATTCGTCCGACAATGGTACGCGCGGAGCGGCAACGTCCGCCTCTTCAAGATTCCAGTAG
- a CDS encoding R3H domain-containing protein, variant gives MNPQPDISGYFPSAYPMNNANRSPGSSRPGYNTAVGLTGVSRMTQRQMEAIGQPSAALFAAAAADDRFASYDNAAFRHNRLQPAAAFATDSFNGNNQAWAYNAGANTVNGALGDNRVRNGGRRALPTEWMSEQNGLGSHALNTPSTQYSSTFGQSVGLLNGDGNFAGDRHGYPGSMYDPRHDSKTLGSDLIPTAIVIKNIPFNVRKEMLTQIMTDLGLPQPYAFNYHFDNGIFRGLAFANFQSPLDTQTVIEQLNGYEVQGRKLRVEYKKMLPEHERERIEREKREKRGQLEEQHQPIALHSQSSMHSLNAAHTSRSRNSPLRDVDLNNPETLKFYTELTLFRNDPNREIIIFPASITPQQRRTVHILAHNMGLEHRSVGEGPTRQLHVIKDTATATLASMAPPMHISPGVSADAHRRGLSRAATIDFAESRANAPGQFATLGRQGRHGPTLELPDSPDGGINALRGVKSFADLRSYTPSPSLSASGFPQSSLHSSSIAQYGEYSASLGGPNSVMTTPTTPGAASNKDTSLLISDLGSLSLSEPFNANRLRPRETPGAIGSQRSPLNGNSTRSVPERQPHGPSSGDWGESIGFAGRGRTNGHMQRDSDSSDNGTRGAATSASSRFQ, from the exons atgaaTCCACAGCCAGACATCTCGGGCTACTTTCCCTCCGCCTACCCCATGAACAACGCGAACCGCTCCCCCGGCTCTTCGCGGCCGGGCTACAACACCGCCGTCGGCCTTACGGGCGTAAGTCGCATGACACAGCGGCAGATGGAGGCCATCGGCCAGCCTTCTGCTGCcctcttcgccgccgccgccgccgacgatcGCTTCGCTTCCTACGACAACGCCGCCTTCCGACACAACAGGCTACAACCTGCTGCTGCCTTCGCGACCGACAGCTTCAATGGAAACAACCAGGCTTGGGCTTATAACGCCGGCGCAAACACTGTGAATGGCGCTTTGGGCGACAATAGGGTGCGCAATGGCGGTCGTCGGGCTCTCCCCACG GAATGGATGTCCGAACAAAATGGCCTTGGAAGCCATGCTCTCAACACCCCTTCGACACAATACTCTTCCACTTTTGGCCAGTCCGTGGGTCTTCTGAACGGCGATGGCAACTTCGCAGGCGACCGCCATGGCTATCCCGGCAGCATGTACGACCCTCGCCATGATTCCAAGACCCTCGGCAGCGACCTCATCCCTACCGCCATTGTCATCAAGAACATTCCTTTCAAcgtgaggaaggagatgcTTACCCAAATCATGACCGACCTTGGCCTTCCCCAGCCTTATGCCTTCAACTACCACTTTGATAACGGCATTTTCCGTGGTCTTGCCTTTGCCAACTTTCAAAGCCCCCTGGATACCCAGACCGTCATCGAGCAGCTCAATGGTTACGAGGTTCAAGGTAGAAAGTTGAGGGTGGAGTACAAAAAGATGCTCCCTGAGCACGAGAGAGAGCGCATCGAGCgcgagaagagggagaagcgCGGCCAGCTGGAGGAGCAACACCAGCCCATTGCCCTGCACTCCCAGTCTTCCATGCACTCCTTGAATGCCGCTCACACTAGCAGGTCTCGCAACTCGCCGTTGC GAGATGTTGACCTCAACAACCCCGAAACTCTCAAGTTTTATACCGAGTTGACTCTCTTCCGAAATGATCCCAACCGTGAGATCATCATCTTCCCTGCCAGCATTACCCCCCAGCAGCGTCGTACCGTTCACATTTTGGCTCACAACATGGGTCTTGAGCATCGTTCAGTTGGCGAAGGTCCTACCCGCCAGTTGCACGTCATCAAGGACACGGCCACTGCCACCTTGGCGAGCATGGCGCCTCCTATGCACATCTCCCCTGGTGTGTCGGCTGATGCTCACCGTCGTGGTCTTAGCCGTGCCGCCACCATTGACTTTGCCGAGTCCCGTGCCAATGCTCCCGGTCAGTTTGCTACCTTGGGTAGACAGGGCAGACACGGCCCGACTCTGGAGCTTCCTGACAGCCCCGATGGCGGCATCAACGCGTTACGCGGTGTCAAGTCCTTCGCGGACCTGCGATCATATACACCCAGCCCTTCGCTCTCAGCTTCTGGTTTCCCACAGAGCAGCCTTCACAGCTCCAGCATTGCTCAGTATGGCGAGTATAGCGCCAGCCTCGGTGGACCTAACAGCGTAATGACCACGCCAACCACACCTGGAGCAGCTTCCAACAAGGACACCTCATTATTGATTTCGGATCTTGGTTCCCTGTCGCTGAGCGAGCCCTTCAACGCCAACCGCCTCAGGCCCAGAGAGACTCCTGGCGCAATTGGGAGCCAACGCTCTCCTTTGAATGGAAACAGCACTCGCAGCGTTCCGGAGCGTCAACCTCATGGACCGAGCAGTGGTGACTGGGGTGAGAGCATCGGCTTTGCCGGACGGGGACGCACCAATGGTCACATGCAGCGTGACAGTG ATTCGTCCGACAATGGTACGCGCGGAGCGGCAACGTCCGCCTCTTCAAGATTCCAGTAG